One Methylobacterium sp. AMS5 genomic region harbors:
- the trpS gene encoding tryptophan--tRNA ligase: protein MAAFTELVFSGVQPTGNLHLGNYLGAIKRFVEMQERDAQCLYCVVDLHAITMWQDPEALKGQIREVTAAFLAAGIDPKRSIVFNQSQVPQHAELAWIFNCVARLGWLNRMTQFKDKAGKDRENASIGLYDYPVLMAADILAYRATHVPVGEDQKQHLELTRDIAQKFNNDFGGSILAHGHGEQFFPITEPLIGGPAARVMSLRDGTKKMSKSDPSEYSRIALTDDADAIAQKVRKAKTDPEPLPSEVAGLAGRPEADNLVGIFAALRGITREEVLADFGGAQFSSFKPALVDLAVETLAPIGAEMKRLVADPAYIDSVLGDGASRAEAIAAPTLDAVKDIVGFVRRGPALRTV, encoded by the coding sequence ATGGCCGCGTTCACCGAACTCGTGTTCTCCGGCGTCCAGCCGACCGGGAACTTGCACCTCGGCAACTATCTCGGCGCCATCAAGCGCTTCGTCGAGATGCAGGAGCGCGACGCGCAGTGCCTCTATTGCGTGGTCGATCTCCACGCGATCACGATGTGGCAGGACCCGGAGGCGCTCAAGGGCCAGATCCGCGAAGTGACGGCCGCCTTCCTCGCCGCCGGCATCGATCCGAAGCGTTCCATCGTCTTCAATCAGTCCCAGGTGCCGCAGCACGCGGAACTCGCCTGGATCTTCAACTGCGTCGCCCGCCTCGGCTGGCTCAATCGCATGACGCAGTTCAAGGACAAGGCCGGCAAGGACCGGGAAAATGCCTCCATCGGTCTCTACGATTACCCCGTGCTGATGGCTGCCGACATCCTCGCCTATCGTGCCACGCATGTGCCCGTGGGCGAGGATCAGAAGCAGCACCTCGAACTGACCCGCGACATCGCGCAGAAGTTCAACAACGACTTCGGGGGGTCGATCCTGGCGCATGGCCACGGCGAACAGTTCTTCCCGATCACTGAACCGCTGATCGGCGGGCCGGCAGCGCGCGTGATGTCCCTCCGCGACGGCACCAAGAAGATGTCGAAGTCGGACCCATCCGAATACTCGCGCATCGCGCTCACCGACGACGCCGACGCCATCGCCCAGAAGGTGCGCAAGGCCAAGACCGATCCGGAGCCTCTCCCCTCGGAGGTCGCGGGCTTGGCCGGCCGGCCGGAGGCCGACAACCTCGTCGGAATCTTCGCGGCGCTGCGCGGCATCACCCGCGAAGAGGTGCTGGCGGATTTCGGCGGCGCGCAGTTCTCCAGCTTCAAGCCGGCTCTGGTCGATCTCGCCGTCGAGACGCTGGCGCCGATCGGTGCCGAGATGAAGCGGCTCGTCGCCGATCCGGCCTATATCGATTCCGTTCTCGGAGACGGCGCGAGCCGGGCCGAGGCGATCGCGGCGCCGACCTTGGATGCGGTCAAGGACATCGTCGGCTTCGTCCGGCGCGGGCCGGCGCTCAGGACGGTTTAG
- a CDS encoding class I SAM-dependent methyltransferase, with product MLRARDLEQHDGPHLGMTLLKRTLHNHPQIKRALKSVAKSAGLFRDSPANDFYRDLAEVKTRGDDAFSKLFYGYDGDHLINKWNHFLPIYSRLFAPFRDGRPDGRPLRFLEIGVYEGGSLDLWRRFFGPSAILYGIDVDPRCAVFDGHAAQVRIGSQADPAFLRSVVEEMGGVDVVLDDGSHVASHQRVSFETLFPLLAQDGLYVAEDLHTSYWRDYEGGYRRRGTFLEMTKAFIDDMHAWYHDRGAQEIGRSIGAIHVYDSIVAFEKGGGERPFHTTIGTPQRPIDRVR from the coding sequence GTGCTTCGTGCGCGCGACCTCGAACAGCACGACGGGCCGCATCTCGGCATGACGCTTCTCAAACGAACGCTGCACAATCATCCGCAGATCAAGCGCGCACTCAAGTCCGTCGCCAAATCGGCCGGCTTGTTTCGTGACAGCCCGGCCAATGATTTCTATCGCGATCTGGCCGAGGTGAAGACGCGGGGCGACGACGCCTTCTCGAAGCTGTTCTACGGCTATGACGGCGACCACCTGATCAACAAGTGGAACCACTTCCTGCCGATCTACAGCCGGCTGTTCGCGCCCTTCCGCGACGGCAGGCCGGACGGCCGACCGCTGCGCTTTCTCGAGATCGGCGTGTACGAGGGAGGCTCCCTCGACCTCTGGCGTCGCTTCTTCGGACCGAGCGCCATCCTCTACGGCATCGATGTCGATCCGCGCTGCGCGGTGTTCGACGGTCACGCCGCGCAGGTCCGTATCGGCTCGCAGGCCGACCCCGCCTTCCTTCGGTCTGTGGTCGAGGAGATGGGCGGCGTCGATGTCGTCCTGGACGACGGCAGCCACGTCGCGAGCCACCAGCGGGTGAGCTTCGAGACGCTGTTTCCGCTCCTGGCGCAGGACGGTCTCTACGTCGCTGAAGACCTGCACACATCGTACTGGCGTGACTACGAGGGCGGCTATCGCCGCCGGGGCACGTTCCTCGAGATGACGAAGGCGTTCATCGACGACATGCACGCTTGGTATCACGACCGGGGCGCGCAGGAGATCGGCCGGAGCATCGGCGCGATCCACGTCTACGACAGCATCGTCGCTTTCGAGAAGGGCGGCGGCGAACGACCGTTCCACACCACGATCGGCACACCGCAACGACCGATCGACCGGGTGCGCTGA
- a CDS encoding glucose 1-dehydrogenase, with protein sequence MSKLEGKVAVVTGASKGIGAAIAKALAKDGAAVVVNYASSKAGADAVVDAITAAGGRAVAVQADVSQAAQARDLVEAAVQQFGRLDVLVNNSGVYEFAAIEEVTEEHYRRLFDVNVLGVLLATQAASKHLGEGGSIINISSVITDVLMPTSAVYSATKGAVNAISGVLANELAPRAIRVNVVSPGYVVTEGTHTAGIAGSEMEAGLVAQTPLGRSGRPDDIAGVVAFLASDDARWVTGEVINASGGVR encoded by the coding sequence ATGTCAAAGCTTGAGGGCAAGGTCGCGGTCGTGACCGGCGCGTCCAAGGGGATCGGTGCCGCCATCGCAAAGGCATTGGCGAAGGATGGCGCGGCCGTCGTCGTCAATTATGCATCGAGCAAGGCCGGCGCGGATGCCGTCGTCGATGCGATCACGGCCGCCGGCGGCAGGGCCGTCGCGGTCCAGGCCGATGTCTCGCAGGCCGCGCAGGCGCGGGACTTGGTCGAGGCGGCGGTGCAGCAGTTCGGCCGGCTCGACGTGCTGGTGAACAATTCCGGCGTCTACGAATTCGCGGCGATCGAGGAAGTAACCGAAGAGCACTACCGCCGCCTCTTCGACGTCAACGTGCTCGGTGTTCTGCTCGCAACCCAGGCGGCATCGAAACACCTGGGGGAAGGCGGAAGCATCATCAACATCTCCTCCGTCATCACCGACGTGCTGATGCCGACGAGTGCAGTCTATAGCGCGACCAAGGGGGCCGTGAACGCGATCTCGGGCGTCCTTGCTAACGAGTTGGCCCCGCGCGCGATCCGGGTCAACGTCGTCAGCCCCGGCTACGTCGTGACCGAGGGCACCCACACCGCCGGTATCGCCGGCTCGGAGATGGAGGCCGGCCTCGTCGCACAGACACCGCTCGGCCGATCCGGCCGACCGGACGACATCGCCGGGGTCGTCGCGTTCCTTGCCTCCGACGATGCCCGCTGGGTGACCGGTGAAGTGATCAACGCCAGCGGCGGCGTTCGCTAA
- the leuD gene encoding 3-isopropylmalate dehydratase small subunit, which yields MEKFTTLEGVAAPMRIINIDTDRIIPKQYLKTIKRTGLGQGLFSEMRYNDDGSENPDFVLNQPAYRHAKTLVVGDNFGCGSSREHAPWALADFGIRCVISTSFADIFFNNCAKNGILAIVVSPEDLEKLFQDAERGANATLTIDLAAQTIKGPDGGTLHFDIDEGRKHNLLNGLDEIGLTLDQKAPAIDAYEAKLAQREWA from the coding sequence ATGGAAAAGTTCACGACCCTGGAGGGCGTCGCCGCGCCCATGCGGATCATCAACATCGATACCGACCGCATCATCCCCAAGCAGTATCTCAAGACGATCAAGCGCACCGGGCTCGGCCAGGGCCTTTTCTCGGAGATGCGCTACAACGACGACGGCTCGGAGAATCCCGATTTCGTCCTCAACCAGCCGGCCTACCGCCACGCCAAGACCCTGGTGGTCGGCGACAATTTCGGCTGCGGCTCCTCGCGCGAGCACGCGCCCTGGGCGCTGGCCGATTTCGGCATCCGCTGCGTCATCTCCACCAGCTTCGCCGATATCTTCTTCAACAACTGCGCCAAGAACGGCATCCTCGCGATCGTCGTCTCGCCGGAGGATCTGGAAAAGCTGTTCCAAGACGCGGAGCGCGGCGCCAATGCGACGCTGACGATCGATTTGGCGGCGCAGACCATCAAGGGCCCGGACGGCGGCACCCTGCATTTCGATATCGACGAGGGCCGCAAGCACAACCTGCTCAACGGCCTCGACGAGATCGGCCTGACCCTCGACCAGAAGGCTCCGGCAATCGACGCCTACGAGGCGAAGCTCGCCCAGCGCGAATGGGCCTGA
- a CDS encoding pyridoxamine 5'-phosphate oxidase family protein, whose protein sequence is MASLYSEAHRALQEEFGTTKLAVRLDEDWVHETIQPDEAAFIASRDMFFLSTADPDGMPTVSYKGGPTGFVKVVDGSTLVFPGFDGNGMFYSMGNIAGQAKIGLLFIDFETPHRIRVQGHASLLRDDPLMAEYTEAKYLVRIDVTKIWINCPRYIHKYKKLEQNKYVPRPGRETPLAAWKRLDLAGDVISDEDKARVAKEGRLEVPEYEALVARGEA, encoded by the coding sequence ATGGCATCGCTCTACTCGGAGGCGCACCGCGCCCTCCAGGAGGAATTCGGCACCACCAAGCTCGCCGTGCGCCTCGACGAGGATTGGGTGCACGAGACGATCCAACCCGACGAGGCCGCCTTCATCGCCTCGCGCGATATGTTCTTCCTCTCGACCGCCGATCCCGACGGCATGCCGACCGTTTCCTACAAGGGCGGCCCGACCGGCTTCGTGAAGGTGGTCGACGGCTCGACGCTGGTCTTCCCCGGCTTCGACGGCAACGGGATGTTCTACTCGATGGGCAACATCGCGGGGCAGGCCAAGATCGGCCTCCTGTTCATCGACTTCGAGACGCCGCACCGCATCCGGGTTCAGGGTCACGCCTCGCTGCTGCGCGACGATCCGCTGATGGCCGAGTACACGGAGGCGAAGTATCTCGTGCGGATCGATGTGACAAAGATCTGGATCAACTGCCCGCGCTACATCCATAAGTACAAGAAGCTCGAGCAGAACAAGTATGTCCCCCGCCCCGGCCGCGAGACGCCGCTCGCGGCCTGGAAGCGGCTCGACCTCGCCGGTGACGTCATCAGCGACGAGGACAAGGCGCGCGTCGCCAAGGAAGGCCGGCTCGAAGTCCCCGAATATGAGGCCCTCGTCGCCCGCGGCGAGGCCTGA
- a CDS encoding catalase, producing the protein MADQGPRLTTAFGNPISDNQNSLTAGPRGPVLMQDYHLIEKMAHFNRERIPERVVHAKGYGAYGTFRLTKSLSEFTRAKVLTEIGKDVPMVARFSTVGGESGSADTARDPRGFALKFYTEEGNWDLVGNNTPIFFVRDAIKFSDFIRTQKRDPRTHLKPHWRRWDFWSLSPEAIHQVMFLYSDRGTPKSARFMNGYGSHTFSLWNDRGERHWVKFHFHTKQGIQNFSADEADEVAGKDPDYSSADLSNAIEKGDFPKWKVSVQLMPEMDADTYRINPFDLTKVWPHSDYPLIEIGEMELNRNPENYFAEIEQSAFEPSNVVPGIGFSPDKMLQNRVLSYADAHRYRLGVNYQQIPVNQAKKADVQTYHRDGAMRTDGNHGAQVDYEPNSFGGPKQDPSFSEPPLRIRGDAGRYGWPGDDEDLYGQPKLFWTKVLDEGGRKRLVENIVTSMGDSPRNIQERMIAHWFKVHEDFGRGVAQGLGIDTARAAAE; encoded by the coding sequence ATGGCAGACCAGGGCCCGCGCCTGACCACAGCTTTCGGAAACCCGATTTCCGACAACCAGAATTCGCTCACCGCCGGCCCGCGCGGCCCGGTGTTGATGCAAGACTACCATCTCATCGAGAAGATGGCCCACTTCAACCGGGAGCGGATCCCGGAGCGAGTGGTGCACGCCAAGGGCTACGGCGCCTACGGCACGTTCCGGCTCACCAAGAGTCTGTCCGAGTTCACCCGCGCCAAGGTTCTGACCGAAATCGGCAAGGATGTGCCGATGGTCGCCCGCTTCTCGACCGTCGGCGGCGAGTCCGGTTCGGCCGACACCGCGCGCGACCCGCGCGGCTTCGCCCTCAAGTTCTACACGGAGGAGGGCAACTGGGATCTCGTCGGCAACAACACGCCGATCTTCTTCGTGCGCGACGCGATCAAGTTCTCGGACTTCATCCGCACCCAGAAGCGCGATCCGCGCACCCACCTCAAGCCGCACTGGCGCCGCTGGGATTTCTGGAGCCTGTCGCCGGAGGCGATCCATCAGGTGATGTTCCTGTATTCGGATCGGGGCACGCCGAAATCGGCGCGCTTCATGAACGGTTACGGCTCGCACACCTTCTCGCTGTGGAACGACCGGGGCGAGCGCCACTGGGTGAAGTTCCACTTCCACACCAAGCAGGGCATCCAGAACTTCTCGGCCGATGAGGCCGATGAGGTGGCGGGCAAGGATCCGGACTACTCCTCCGCCGATCTCTCCAACGCTATCGAAAAAGGCGACTTCCCGAAATGGAAGGTCTCCGTCCAACTCATGCCGGAGATGGACGCCGACACCTACCGCATCAACCCGTTCGACCTCACCAAGGTCTGGCCGCACAGCGACTATCCGCTGATCGAGATCGGCGAGATGGAGCTGAACCGCAATCCCGAGAACTACTTCGCCGAGATCGAGCAATCCGCCTTCGAGCCCTCGAACGTGGTGCCCGGTATCGGCTTCTCGCCGGACAAGATGCTGCAGAACCGGGTGCTGTCCTATGCCGACGCGCACCGCTACCGGCTCGGCGTGAACTACCAGCAGATCCCCGTGAACCAAGCGAAGAAGGCTGACGTTCAGACCTATCACCGCGACGGCGCCATGCGCACCGACGGCAATCACGGCGCTCAGGTCGATTACGAGCCGAACTCTTTCGGCGGTCCGAAACAGGACCCGTCCTTCAGCGAGCCGCCGCTGCGGATTCGGGGTGATGCCGGCCGCTACGGATGGCCGGGCGACGACGAGGATCTCTACGGCCAGCCCAAGCTGTTCTGGACCAAGGTGCTCGACGAGGGCGGCCGCAAGCGGCTCGTCGAAAACATCGTCACCTCCATGGGTGACAGCCCGCGCAACATTCAGGAGCGGATGATCGCTCACTGGTTCAAGGTGCACGAGGATTTCGGGCGCGGCGTCGCGCAAGGGCTCGGCATCGACACCGCGAGGGCCGCCGCCGAGTAG
- a CDS encoding methylmalonyl-CoA mutase family protein, whose protein sequence is MSAQASVAEVKRDKPWIIRTYAGHSTAAESNKLYRGNLAKGQTGLSVAFDLPTQTGYDPDHELARGEVGKVGVSIAHLGDMRALFDQIPLAQMNTSMTINATAPWLLSLYLAVAEEQGAPLAALQGTTQNDIIKEYLSRGTYVFPPAPSLRLTKDVILFTTKNVPKWNPMNVCSYHLQEAGATPVQELSYALAIAIAVLDTVRDDPDFDEASFSDVFSRISFFVNAGMRFVTEICKMRAFAELWDEIAQERYGITDAKKRIFRYGVQVNSLGLTEQQPENNVHRILIEMLAVTLSKRARARAVQLPAWNEALGLPRPWDQQWSMRMQQILAFETDLLEYDDIFDGSTVIEARVEALKEQTRAELTRIAEIGGAVTAVEAGELKRALVESNARRISAIEKGEQIVVGVNKWQQGEPSPLTAGDGAIFTVSETVEMEAEARIREWRSKRDDRAVGQALADLEQAARSGTNIMPPSIAAAKAGVTTGEWGQRLREVFGEYRAPTGVTLQTVTSGAAEDARLLIADLGERLGETPRLVVGKPGLDGHSNGAEQIALRARDVGFDVTYDGIRQTPTEIVAKAKERGAHVIGLSVLSGSHVPLVREVKAKLREAGLDHVPVVVGGIISTEDELVLKNMGVTAVYTPKDYELDKIMVGLAKVVERALDKRAADRADTEAGVPGAPKRNEGGAQVF, encoded by the coding sequence ATGAGCGCGCAAGCGAGCGTCGCCGAGGTCAAGCGCGACAAGCCGTGGATCATCCGCACCTATGCGGGGCATTCCACGGCGGCGGAGTCGAACAAGCTCTATCGCGGTAACCTCGCCAAGGGTCAGACCGGCCTCTCGGTCGCCTTCGATCTTCCCACGCAGACCGGCTACGACCCGGATCACGAACTCGCCCGCGGCGAGGTCGGCAAGGTCGGCGTCTCGATCGCGCATCTCGGCGACATGCGGGCCCTGTTCGACCAGATCCCGCTGGCGCAGATGAACACCTCGATGACGATCAACGCCACGGCGCCGTGGCTGTTGTCGCTCTATCTCGCGGTCGCCGAGGAGCAGGGCGCGCCGCTCGCGGCACTCCAGGGCACCACGCAGAACGACATTATCAAGGAATATCTCTCGCGCGGCACCTACGTGTTTCCGCCCGCGCCCTCGCTTCGGCTCACCAAGGACGTGATCCTGTTCACGACCAAAAACGTGCCCAAGTGGAACCCGATGAACGTCTGCTCCTACCATCTGCAGGAGGCGGGGGCGACGCCGGTTCAGGAACTGTCCTACGCGCTGGCCATCGCCATCGCCGTGCTCGACACGGTGCGCGACGATCCCGATTTCGACGAGGCCAGCTTCTCCGATGTCTTCAGCCGGATCTCGTTCTTCGTGAACGCCGGCATGCGGTTCGTCACCGAGATCTGCAAGATGCGGGCATTCGCCGAGCTGTGGGACGAGATCGCCCAGGAGCGCTACGGCATCACCGACGCCAAGAAGCGGATTTTCCGCTACGGCGTGCAGGTCAACAGCCTCGGACTGACGGAGCAGCAGCCCGAGAACAACGTCCACCGCATCCTCATCGAGATGCTGGCGGTGACACTCTCGAAGCGCGCCCGCGCCCGCGCGGTGCAGCTTCCGGCCTGGAACGAGGCGCTCGGCCTGCCGCGCCCGTGGGACCAGCAATGGTCGATGCGGATGCAGCAGATCCTCGCCTTCGAGACCGACCTGCTGGAATACGACGACATCTTCGACGGCTCGACGGTGATCGAGGCCCGCGTCGAGGCGCTCAAGGAGCAGACCCGGGCCGAGCTGACGCGCATCGCCGAGATCGGCGGAGCGGTCACGGCGGTGGAGGCGGGCGAACTCAAGCGGGCGCTGGTCGAGTCGAATGCCCGGCGCATCTCGGCGATCGAGAAGGGCGAGCAGATCGTCGTCGGCGTCAACAAGTGGCAGCAGGGCGAACCCTCGCCGCTGACGGCCGGGGACGGCGCGATCTTCACCGTCTCGGAGACGGTGGAGATGGAGGCCGAAGCCCGCATCCGCGAGTGGCGCTCCAAGCGCGACGACCGCGCGGTCGGCCAAGCGCTCGCGGATCTGGAACAGGCCGCGCGCTCGGGCACCAACATCATGCCACCCTCCATCGCCGCCGCGAAAGCGGGCGTGACGACCGGCGAGTGGGGCCAGCGCCTGCGCGAGGTATTCGGCGAGTACCGCGCTCCGACGGGCGTGACACTGCAGACCGTCACCTCCGGGGCGGCGGAGGATGCCCGCCTGCTCATCGCCGATCTCGGCGAACGGCTCGGCGAGACGCCCCGTCTCGTCGTCGGCAAGCCGGGCCTCGACGGCCACTCCAACGGTGCCGAGCAGATCGCGCTGCGCGCCCGCGACGTCGGCTTCGACGTGACCTATGACGGCATCCGCCAGACGCCGACCGAGATCGTCGCCAAGGCGAAGGAACGCGGCGCCCACGTCATCGGCCTCTCGGTGCTGTCGGGCAGCCACGTCCCACTGGTGCGCGAGGTGAAGGCCAAGCTGCGCGAGGCCGGGCTCGATCACGTGCCGGTCGTCGTCGGCGGCATCATTTCGACCGAGGACGAGCTGGTGCTCAAGAACATGGGCGTCACCGCCGTCTACACGCCGAAGGACTACGAACTCGACAAGATCATGGTCGGGCTCGCCAAGGTGGTGGAGCGGGCGCTCGACAAGCGGGCCGCCGACCGAGCGGATACGGAGGCCGGCGTGCCGGGCGCACCGAAGCGGAACGAGGGCGGGGCGCAGGTCTTCTGA
- a CDS encoding DUF2490 domain-containing protein: MLLPQEWGGVPAVGWTELFVALNDTDWGARAGFDRVRAFIGLELPIGGKSTVEIGYLNQMARTQASGIELDHILSLNLFVRY; the protein is encoded by the coding sequence ATGCTCCTGCCGCAAGAGTGGGGTGGTGTCCCGGCCGTCGGTTGGACAGAGCTTTTCGTCGCCTTGAACGACACGGATTGGGGTGCTCGAGCCGGCTTCGACCGCGTCCGGGCCTTCATCGGCCTCGAGCTGCCGATTGGTGGGAAATCGACGGTCGAGATCGGCTACCTGAACCAGATGGCTCGGACGCAGGCCAGCGGGATCGAGCTGGATCACATCCTGTCGCTCAATCTTTTCGTTCGATACTGA
- a CDS encoding helix-turn-helix domain-containing protein has product MRPLFHPAIEDVQPEAILHALSDPRRAAIFARITKAGCVEACSALSSVGDQVIPKSSLSSHFKVLREAGLIRCERHGVEMRNHSRCAEVEARFPGLLSAIMNAYAARAS; this is encoded by the coding sequence ATGAGGCCCCTGTTTCACCCAGCGATCGAGGACGTCCAGCCGGAGGCGATCCTCCACGCCCTGTCCGATCCGCGCCGGGCGGCCATCTTTGCCCGGATCACGAAGGCGGGGTGCGTGGAAGCGTGCTCGGCCCTCTCATCGGTAGGCGATCAGGTGATCCCGAAATCGTCGCTGTCCAGCCACTTCAAGGTGCTGCGCGAGGCCGGCTTGATCCGCTGCGAGCGCCACGGCGTCGAGATGCGCAACCACTCGCGCTGCGCGGAAGTGGAGGCACGGTTCCCCGGTCTGCTCTCCGCGATCATGAATGCCTACGCGGCGCGGGCGTCGTGA
- a CDS encoding peptidase C15 produces MSRLLITGFGPFPTVPDNPSGRLARRLAASPHLRRRLGYAPDCVVLDTRYDALDTQLAPVLARRPRAVLMIGVAARRSRVCIEMRAVNRVSRLFPDAGGTVGKSLAFEPDGPAQRWSGAAAQVQVALKRAGLDAAASRDAGRYLCNASYYRVLATGCPAVFVHIPMPPRTQRPKAGGGRRPALDRWTGALIGAARVLALRGRAQP; encoded by the coding sequence GTGAGCCGTCTGCTCATCACGGGCTTCGGCCCGTTCCCGACCGTGCCCGACAACCCGAGCGGGCGCCTCGCCCGGCGTCTGGCGGCCTCGCCGCATCTGCGCCGCCGGCTCGGCTACGCGCCGGACTGCGTCGTGCTCGATACGCGCTACGACGCCCTCGACACGCAACTCGCTCCGGTTCTGGCGAGGCGGCCGCGTGCCGTGCTGATGATTGGCGTCGCCGCGCGCCGGTCCCGCGTCTGCATCGAGATGCGGGCGGTCAACCGGGTCAGCCGGTTGTTTCCCGATGCGGGTGGGACGGTGGGGAAATCGCTCGCGTTCGAGCCGGATGGACCGGCGCAGCGATGGAGCGGGGCGGCGGCGCAGGTGCAGGTCGCCCTGAAGCGCGCCGGCCTCGATGCCGCCGCTTCACGTGATGCCGGACGCTACCTGTGCAACGCCTCGTATTATCGGGTTCTGGCGACGGGGTGCCCGGCGGTTTTCGTGCACATCCCGATGCCGCCGCGCACCCAGCGTCCGAAGGCCGGCGGAGGCCGCCGGCCCGCGCTCGATCGATGGACCGGAGCCTTGATCGGAGCGGCCCGGGTGCTCGCCTTGCGGGGCAGGGCGCAGCCTTAG
- the ccrA gene encoding crotonyl-CoA carboxylase/reductase, translated as MAASAAPAWTGQTAEAKDLYELGEIPPLGHVPAKMYAWAIRRERHGPPEQSHQLEVLPVWEIGDDEVLVYVMAAGVNYNGVWAGLGEPISPFDVHKGEYHIAGSDASGIVWKVGAKVKRWKVGDEVIVHCNQDDGDDEECNGGDPMFSPTQRIWGYETGDGSFAQFCRVQSRQLMARPKHLTWEEAACYTLTLATAYRMLFGHAPHTVRPGQNVLIWGASGGLGVFGVQLCAASGANAIAVISDESKRDYVMSLGAKGVINRKDFACWGQLPTVNSPEYNTWLKEARKFGKAIWDITGKGNDVDIVFEHPGEQTFPVSTLVAKRGGMIVFCAGTTGFNITFDARYVWMRQKRVQGSHFAHLKQASAANQFVMDRRVDPCMSEVFPWDKIPAAHTKMWKNQHPPGNMAVLVNATRAGLRTVEDVIEAGPLKAM; from the coding sequence ATGGCTGCAAGCGCAGCACCGGCCTGGACCGGGCAGACGGCGGAAGCCAAGGACCTTTACGAGCTCGGCGAGATCCCCCCGCTCGGCCACGTGCCTGCCAAGATGTATGCCTGGGCGATCCGCCGCGAGCGCCACGGGCCGCCGGAGCAGTCGCACCAACTTGAAGTGCTGCCCGTTTGGGAGATCGGCGACGACGAGGTGCTCGTCTACGTCATGGCTGCAGGCGTGAACTACAACGGTGTCTGGGCCGGCCTCGGCGAGCCGATCTCGCCCTTCGACGTGCACAAGGGCGAGTACCACATCGCCGGCTCGGACGCGTCGGGCATCGTCTGGAAGGTCGGCGCCAAGGTGAAGCGCTGGAAGGTCGGCGATGAGGTCATCGTCCACTGCAACCAGGACGACGGCGACGACGAGGAGTGCAACGGCGGCGACCCGATGTTCTCGCCGACCCAGCGGATCTGGGGTTACGAGACCGGCGACGGTTCGTTCGCGCAGTTCTGCCGGGTGCAGTCGCGCCAGCTCATGGCCCGCCCCAAGCACCTGACCTGGGAGGAGGCGGCCTGCTACACGCTGACGCTGGCCACCGCCTACCGCATGCTGTTCGGCCACGCGCCGCACACCGTTCGTCCGGGCCAGAACGTGCTGATCTGGGGCGCCTCCGGTGGCCTCGGCGTGTTCGGTGTCCAGCTCTGCGCGGCTTCGGGCGCCAACGCGATCGCCGTGATCTCGGACGAGTCGAAGCGCGACTACGTGATGAGCCTCGGTGCCAAGGGCGTCATCAACCGCAAGGACTTCGCCTGCTGGGGGCAGCTCCCCACGGTCAACAGCCCTGAATACAACACCTGGCTCAAGGAGGCCCGGAAGTTCGGCAAGGCGATCTGGGACATCACCGGCAAGGGCAACGACGTCGACATCGTCTTCGAGCACCCCGGTGAGCAGACCTTCCCGGTCTCGACTCTGGTGGCCAAGCGCGGCGGCATGATCGTGTTCTGCGCCGGCACCACAGGCTTCAACATCACCTTCGACGCCCGCTACGTCTGGATGCGGCAGAAGCGCGTTCAGGGCTCGCACTTCGCCCACCTCAAGCAGGCCTCGGCCGCCAACCAGTTCGTGATGGACCGGCGGGTCGATCCCTGCATGAGCGAGGTGTTCCCCTGGGACAAGATCCCGGCGGCGCACACCAAGATGTGGAAGAACCAGCACCCGCCGGGCAACATGGCGGTGCTCGTCAACGCGACGCGCGCGGGTCTGCGCACGGTCGAGGACGTGATCGAGGCCGGTCCGCTCAAGGCGATGTAA